The sequence ACTACACACGGGCGGGCATTGGCTTACGCCACCGGCATTAAAATGGCAAACCCCACTAAACATGTAATTGTGGTGTCCGGGGATGGGGACAGCTTTGCGATCGGGGGCAACCACACCATCCACGCTTGTAGGCGCAACATCGATTTAAACTTAGTCTTGGTGGATAACTTCATCTACGGCTTAACCAACTCGCAGACCTCCCCCACCACACCCAATGGTATGTGGACCGTAACCGCTCAGGGCGGCAACATTGACAACAGCTTTGATCCTTGCGAAATTGCGATGGCAGCGGGGGCGAGCTTTGTGGGGCGTGAGAGCGTGCTAGAGCCCAAAAAGTTAGAGCGTATCCTTACCGATGCCTTTAACCACAAGGGTTTTAGCTTCGTAGATGTGCACAGCAACTGCCACATCAACCTAGGGCGCAAAAACAAAATGGGCGAGGCGGCACAGACTTTAAAATGGATCGAATCGCGCC is a genomic window of Helicobacter sp. NHP19-012 containing:
- a CDS encoding 2-oxoglutarate ferredoxin oxidoreductase subunit beta; translation: MAFDYDTYLRVDKTPTLWCWGCGDGVILKSIIRAIDTLGWDMDDVCFVSGIGCSGRMSSYVNCNTVHTTHGRALAYATGIKMANPTKHVIVVSGDGDSFAIGGNHTIHACRRNIDLNLVLVDNFIYGLTNSQTSPTTPNGMWTVTAQGGNIDNSFDPCEIAMAAGASFVGRESVLEPKKLERILTDAFNHKGFSFVDVHSNCHINLGRKNKMGEAAQTLKWIESRLVSRRKYEEMTPEERVGKFPTGVLRHDTSKMEYCQAYQGVIDKAQAKKA